In the genome of Geotrypetes seraphini chromosome 14, aGeoSer1.1, whole genome shotgun sequence, one region contains:
- the DTWD1 gene encoding DTW domain-containing protein 1 isoform X1, whose protein sequence is MWVHLMVRCVLRSKKYGVLFDKMSVNSRGLKDVKEALHQEIQSNMKNPQLQTTSSAESDLYQNLKLASQEVLERAQQIGRSKCPKCSSSRMFYCYSCYIPVETVPMKNIPVVKLPLKIDIIKHPNETDGKSTAVHAKLLAPEDVTIYTYPCIPEYEDKRHKIVLVFPGPNSVSVEDCLLYLLKCTQPNDLAVEPAAKRKKCTSQEEKKLHENKVTNTIENIEQVKMKTLLRKVVFIDSTWNQTNKIISDERLQGLVQVELKKRKTCFWRHQKGKPDTYLSTIEAIYYFLVDYHNLILRETYQGEYDNLLFFFSFMYKLIKAAKHSAGKI, encoded by the exons gtgggtgcatcttatggtgaggtgcgtcttaaggagcaaaaaatacg GTGTATTGTTTGACAAAATGTCTGTAAATTCACGCGGTTTAAAAGACGTTAAAGAAGCTCTTCATCAGGAGATACAAAGCAACATGAAAAACCCACAGCTGCAAACAACCTCATCTGCAGAAAGTGATCTGTATCAGAACCTGAAACTGGCATCTCAGGAAGTCCTGGAGAGAGCCCAACAAATTGGGAGATCTAagtgtccaaaatgcagcagttcAAGGATGTTTTATTGTTATTCATGTTACATTCCAGTGGAAACCGTTCCAATGAAAAACATTCCAGTTGTGAAG CTTCCCTTGAAAATTGATATCATCAAGCATCCTAATGAAACCGATGGCAAAAGTACTGCTGTACATGCTAAACTTTTAGCACCTGAGGATGTCACTATTTACACATACCCTTGCATTCCAGAGTACGAAGACAAAAGGCATAAA ATAGTACTTGTATTTCCAGGTCCCAATTCAGTTTCAGTTGAAGACTGTCTTCTTTATCTTCTGAAATGTACCCAGCCAAATGATCTTGCTGTGGAACCGGCTGCCAAACGCAAAAAGTGTACTtctcaagaggaaaaaaaattacaCGAAAACAAAGTGACCAACACAATTGAAAACATAGAGCAGGTCAAAATGAAAACTTTACTGAGGAAAGTAGTATTCATTGACAGTACCTggaatcaaacaaacaaaataatttCTGATGAGCGACTTCAAG ggttggtacaagttgagttgaaaAAAAGGAAGACTTGTTTTTGGCGACATCAGAAGGGAAAGCCTGACACTTACCTTTCTACAATCGAAGCTATTTACTATTTTCTAGTCGATTACCACAATCTGATATTAAGAGAGACTTACCAAGGAGAGTATGACAATCTGCTCTTCTTCTTTTCATTTATGTATAAGCTGATAAAAGCTGCCAAACATTCTGCTGGTAAAATCTAA
- the DTWD1 gene encoding DTW domain-containing protein 1 isoform X2 codes for MSVNSRGLKDVKEALHQEIQSNMKNPQLQTTSSAESDLYQNLKLASQEVLERAQQIGRSKCPKCSSSRMFYCYSCYIPVETVPMKNIPVVKLPLKIDIIKHPNETDGKSTAVHAKLLAPEDVTIYTYPCIPEYEDKRHKIVLVFPGPNSVSVEDCLLYLLKCTQPNDLAVEPAAKRKKCTSQEEKKLHENKVTNTIENIEQVKMKTLLRKVVFIDSTWNQTNKIISDERLQGLVQVELKKRKTCFWRHQKGKPDTYLSTIEAIYYFLVDYHNLILRETYQGEYDNLLFFFSFMYKLIKAAKHSAGKI; via the exons ATGTCTGTAAATTCACGCGGTTTAAAAGACGTTAAAGAAGCTCTTCATCAGGAGATACAAAGCAACATGAAAAACCCACAGCTGCAAACAACCTCATCTGCAGAAAGTGATCTGTATCAGAACCTGAAACTGGCATCTCAGGAAGTCCTGGAGAGAGCCCAACAAATTGGGAGATCTAagtgtccaaaatgcagcagttcAAGGATGTTTTATTGTTATTCATGTTACATTCCAGTGGAAACCGTTCCAATGAAAAACATTCCAGTTGTGAAG CTTCCCTTGAAAATTGATATCATCAAGCATCCTAATGAAACCGATGGCAAAAGTACTGCTGTACATGCTAAACTTTTAGCACCTGAGGATGTCACTATTTACACATACCCTTGCATTCCAGAGTACGAAGACAAAAGGCATAAA ATAGTACTTGTATTTCCAGGTCCCAATTCAGTTTCAGTTGAAGACTGTCTTCTTTATCTTCTGAAATGTACCCAGCCAAATGATCTTGCTGTGGAACCGGCTGCCAAACGCAAAAAGTGTACTtctcaagaggaaaaaaaattacaCGAAAACAAAGTGACCAACACAATTGAAAACATAGAGCAGGTCAAAATGAAAACTTTACTGAGGAAAGTAGTATTCATTGACAGTACCTggaatcaaacaaacaaaataatttCTGATGAGCGACTTCAAG ggttggtacaagttgagttgaaaAAAAGGAAGACTTGTTTTTGGCGACATCAGAAGGGAAAGCCTGACACTTACCTTTCTACAATCGAAGCTATTTACTATTTTCTAGTCGATTACCACAATCTGATATTAAGAGAGACTTACCAAGGAGAGTATGACAATCTGCTCTTCTTCTTTTCATTTATGTATAAGCTGATAAAAGCTGCCAAACATTCTGCTGGTAAAATCTAA